The following proteins come from a genomic window of Diceros bicornis minor isolate mBicDic1 chromosome 4, mDicBic1.mat.cur, whole genome shotgun sequence:
- the PALMD gene encoding palmdelphin, giving the protein MEEAELVKGRLQAITDKRKIQEEISQKRLKIEEEKLKHQHLKKKALREKWLLDGVSSGKEQEEMKKQNQQDQHQIQVLEQSILRLEKEIQDLEKAELQISINEEAILKKLKLIERTTEDIIRSVKVEKEETSRESIEDIYANIPDLPKSYVPSRLRKERNEGIEDDEQNRKALYAMEIKVEKDLKTGESTVLSSIPLPSDDFKGTGIKVYDDGKKSVYAVSSNHSAAYNGTDGLAPVEVEELLRQASERSSKSPTEYHEPVYANPFCRPITPQKEKATPGPNFQERIKIKANGLGNDKNESVHNMDNGLSEERGNSFNHISPIRPIPHPRSMTQQAEETPHTLQKRLMTPWEESNVMQDKYAPSPKARLSPSEALVGKSECQGSSPTCQEDEEDIRYNIVHSLPSDIDDTEPVTMIFMGYQQAEDSEEDKKLLMGYDGIIRAELVVIDDEEEEGKGEAEKPSYHPIAPRSQVYQPAKPMPLPRKRSEVNPHENTNHKSPHKNSISLKEQEESLGSPVRHSALDIQIAGDGTEDPSLTALRIRMAKLGKKVI; this is encoded by the exons AAAAAGGCCTTGAGGGAGAAATGGCTTCTAGATGGAGTCAGCAGTGGAAAAGAACAGGAAGAGATGAAGAAGCAAAATCAACAAGACCAGCACCAGATCCAGGTTCTAGAACAGAGCATCCTCAG ACTTGAGAAAGAGATCCAAGATCTTGAAAAGGCTGAACTGCAAATCTCAATCAATGAAGAGGCAAttttaaagaaactaaaattaattgagaggacAACAGAAGACATAATAAGG tctGTGAAGGTGGAAAAGGAAGAAACATCAAGAG AGTCAATTGAGGACATCTATGCTAATATCCCCGACCTTCCAAAATCCTATGTGCCTTCCAGattaaggaaggaaagaaatgaaggaatagaagatgatgaacaaaatagaaaag CTTTGTATGCCATGGAAATTAAAGTTGAAAAagacttgaagactggagaaagtACAGTCCTGTCTTCAATACCTCTCCCATCAGATGACTTTAAAGGTACAGGAATAAAAGTTTATGATGACGGGAAAAAGTCAGTATATGCAGTAAGCTCTAATCACAGTGCAGCATACAACGGCACCGATGGCCTGGCACCAGTTGAGGTAGAGGAACTTTTAAGACAAGCTTCAGAGAGAAGCTCTAAATCCCCAACAGAGTATCATGAGCCTGTATATGCCAATCCATTTTGCAGGCCTATAACTCCACAGAAAGAGAAGGCAACCCCTGGACCAAACTTTCAAGAAAGGATAAAGATTAAAGCTAATGGACTGGGAAATGATAAGAATGAATCTGTACACAATATGGACAATGGACTTTCAGAGGAGAGGGGCAACAGCTTCAATCATATCAGTCCCATTCGGCCAATACCTCATCCCCGATCAATGACTCAACAAGCAGAGGAGACACCCCACACCCTACAAAAGAGGCTGATGACTCCTTGGGAAGAATCGAACGTGATGCAGGACAAGTATGCGCCCTCTCCAAAGGCAAGACTGAGTCCCAGCGAAGCACTAGTTGGGAAGTCAGAATGCCAGGGTTCTTCTCCTACTTGCCAGGAGGATGAGGAAGATATTAGATATAATATTGTTCATTCCTTGCCTTCTGACATAGATGATACAGAACCCGTGACAATGATTTTCATGGGGTATCAGCAGGCAGAAGACAGTGAAGAAGATAAGAAGCTTCTGATGGGGTATGACGGGATCATCCGTGCTGAGCTGGTTGTGATAGAtgacgaggaggaggagggtaAAGGAGAAGCAGAGAAACCATCTTACCATCCCATAGCTCCCCGCAGTCAGGTTTACCAGCCTGCCAAACCAATGCCACTTCCTAGAAAGAGATCGGAAGTTAATCCCCATGAAAACACAAACCATAAATCTCCCCACAAAAATTCCATATCCCTGAAAGAGCAAGAAGAAAGCTTAGGCAGCCCTGTCCGCCATTCTGCGCTTGATATACAGATAGCTGGAGATGGAACCGAGGATCCGTCCTTAACAG cTTTAAGGATAAGAATGgcaaaactggggaaaaaagttATCTGA